CGGGCGACGGTGGCGGCCGTGGACCGGTGCCTGGGTCTCCTCGGACGCGGCCTGCCCCCGGTGCTTGCCCTGAGCGCCATCGGCCTGGGCCGCGGCGGCGTCCCGCGGGCGCGCCTGAGTCGTGTCGATGTGGGTTTCGGACATGGTGGGTACGTCACCCCGTCAGATCGCTTTGTACTGTGCGAAAGGGGCTGACCACGATGTCGCACGACGTTCCATGCGCATCACCCGAGGCGTCCCACGTGTGAACGCAGGGATGCGCAGCCCCTGACTCAGTCTAACCAAGTGGGTGATCCCGGACCCATCGGGGTGGCCGCGGCCGGGGTGGCCGAGCGAGCGGTGCCTGCTGTAGCGGTACGGGCCGCAGGGCGGGGCTCAGACCGGCCCCGGGGGCGGGCTCCGGCTCGGGCCCCATCTCCTGCTCGACCCCGGCCCACGACCCGGTCCCACCCCACGGCTCGACCCCGGATCCGCACTCGGGCTCGGGCACCCGCTCGTGTACGGGCAGTGGCGTCGGCTCGTGTACGGGCATCTCGTGCATGGGCAGCGGCGTCGGCTCGTGTACGGGCATCGGCACCGGTTGGTGTACGGGCATCGGCGCCCGCTCCCGTAGCGGCATCGGCTCGGGTGCCCGGGACGGCATCGGCGTCGGCTCTGGCGTCGGCCCGGACGCTCGCACGGGGGCGGACGCGCCGGGCCCGCCGACCCGGGTCCACGGTGTGATCCTGGTCGCGATCCCGGCCGCGGGCGCCGTCGCCCGCGACGCCTGAACGCCCTGCGCCTCGGCCGGAACCGGGCCGGACACCTCCGCCACCTGGCCGGACGGCTGGGTCGCCGGTGTCACCCGCGCGGTCCGCCGCGCTCCCGTCGCCTGGTCCGGCCCCCACGGCGTCGTCGCCTCGTCCGGCCCCCACGGCGTCGCCGTGGCGCCCGGTCTCCATGGCCCCGCCGTGTCGTCCTGCTGCCACGACCCCGTCGGGGCGTCGGGTCTCCATCGCGCCTCCGCCGTCCCGAACGACCCCGTCCCGAACGACCCCACCCCTGACGGCTCCGCCGCCGCGTGGCCCGTGGCACCGCTCGCCCACAAGCCCCCCGACAGCCTCGGTGCCGACCCAGCGGCCCCCGCCGCCCCGGATAGGCGCACCCTGGCCAGCCCGCAGGGCACCTGGGAGGTGACGTACGGCAGGCGCAGTTCGCCGTCCCTCGTCCACAGGCCCGCGCCCGGGAGCCAGCCCTCCGGGGCCGGGAACTCGCGCAGCCGCCGCTCCGCCGGGCGCCATACGCCCACCCACGGCCGCCCGGCCCCGGCCCCGGGCCCGGCCCCGGATCCGCCCCGTCCGTCGATGCGGAAGGCGACCGCGCACACCTCGGGCGTCAGCACCTGCCCCGGCTGCATCGCGAACGGCGTGGCCTCCGACCACCCCGCGGGCCGCAGACAGTCCGGGAACCGCACCGGCCGGGTGCTGCCCAGCACGCCCCAGCCCAGTCGCTGCTCGCCGGGTGCGTCGGACCGTACGAGAAGCAGACCGCTGTCGGGGTCGGCGAGCAGCAGCCGGTCGTCGCTGCGCTCGGTGATCTGGAGCAGCGGGCTGGTCTCGCCGCCGCGCCGCAGATCGACCACGACGGCCTTCGTACGGCCGTCGAGTTCGCGGTCGAGGGCCAGCAGCCGGCCCGTACGGTCCAGCCAACTGCCGCCCGTACATCGGCCGGGCACCTCGGCCAGGTGCTGGGGGGCGAGGACGCCGCCGCCGAACAGCAGCCAGACGGAGGTGGACCGCGCCCCGCGCCCCAGCGCGAACGCGCACAGGCCGCCGGGCGGGGGCGGCAGCAGCGAGACCTCGGCGCGGTCGATGCCGCCGAGCGGGCGCTCGCCGGTGCCGGGGCCGGTCGGGTAGAGCAGTGAGAAGGTGTGGTGGCCGGCCACCCGGCGGTGGATGAGCACCTGCCCGTCGGCCAGCGGCAGCAACTCGCTGTCCGGCTCCTCGGGCTGGGCGGCGGGCAGCGGTACGGCGTAGGGCTCCGGGCCGTCCAGCGTCCAGCGCTCGGGGTACCAGCAGCCCGTCTCCCCGCCGAGCGCGAGCCGCGCGCCGTACGAGCGGTCCGAGGCGATGGTGAAACCCCCTCGTGGCCGGTGGCCGACGCCCCCGGTGAGGGCGGTGTCGAAGGCACAGGCAGTCATCGGTCACTCACCTCCGGCCACTGAACGTAGTTTTCGCACTTCCTGCCGAAGGCCGTAATAGGCGCGCTCCACCCGTAAGTGTGGCTCTTGCCCGATTCGCCTGAGAGGTCGGGGGTGAATGTGCTGTAAGCGACGCGGGGATGGTTTGTGATTAAAGTAAGGCACACCTAAGTGCGATCGGCGCGCCCGGGAGAACGGGCGCGCCCAGCTATCCCTGGAGCTCCGTCATGTCCCTGCGCGTCCGCGGCAGTGCCGCCCTCGCCCTCGCCCTGGCCGGGGCGCTCTCCCTCACCGCCTGTGGATCGTCGGACGACGGCGCGGACGGCGGCAAGCGCAACGGCGGGGGCGGGAAGTCGGTCGCCCAGGGCGGCAAGGACTTCGGCAAGGCGGCCGAGGAGACCGCGAAGCTGGGCACGGACGCGAAGCCCGGCGCGTTCCCCCGCACCATCACCCACGCGATGGGAAAGACCGAGCTCAAGAGCAAGCCGAAGCGGGTCGTGGTGCTCGACGTCGGAGAGCTCGACAACGTGGTCTCGCTGGGGCTGAAGCCGGTCGGCTACGCCCCCTCCGAGGGCGACCAGGCCATCCCCGACTACCTCAAGAAGGACGCCGGGAACCCGAAGAACGTCGGCACCATCAACAACCTCAACCTCGAGGCCATCAACGCCCTCCACCCCGATCTGATCCTCGGCAGCAAGCTGCGCGCCGAGCCGCTCTACGACGAGCTGAAGCAGATCGCCCCCACCGTCTTCTCCATCCGCCCCGGCTTCACCTGGAAGGAGAACTACCGCCTCAACGCCGCGGCCCTGGACCGCACCGCCGAGGCCGAGCGCTCCCTCGACGCGTACGAGAAGAAGGCCGAGAAGCTGGGCGAGGACATCGGCGCCGACAAGCCGACGATCACCATGCTCCGCTTCATGCCGCAGGCCACCCGGCTCTACGCCAAGGCGTCCTTCATCGGCACCATCCTCCAGGACGTCGGTCTGCCGCGCCCGAAGAACCAGCAGGTCGACGACCTCGCCGCGGAGATCGGCCCGGAGCGGATCAACGAGGCCGACGCCGACTGGATCTTCACCGGTGTCTACGGCGACCCCAAGGCCACCAAGCGCGACCAGGCGCAGTCCAACCCGCTGTGGAAGAAGCTGACGGCGGTCAAGGCGGGCCGGGCTCGATACGTCGACGAGGAGACCTGGTACCTGGGTCTCGGCGTCACCGCCGCCGACCGGGTCCTGGACGATCTGCGCGGCTACCTCGTCCACTGATCCGCGACGACGGCGACTGATCCGCGACGACGACTGATCCGCGACCACGGCGACCGGGCGTCGCGGTGGTCGCGCTGAGTGAAGGCCGGGGCAGGGCTCAGCCGTGATCCGGGAGGTAGCCTTGCCCCGTGCCCGCACTCAACGACGTCCTCGCCGCGCTCGACGCCCTCTGGCCGCCCGAGCGGGCGGAGCAGTGGGACGCCGTCGGCACGGTGTGCGGTGACCCCGACGCCCAGGTCACCCGCGTGCTGTTCGCCGTCGACCCGGTCCAGGAAGTGGCCGACGAGGCGGTGGACCTCGGCGCCGACCTGCTGATCACCCACCATCCGCTCTATCTGCGGGGGACCACCACGGTCGCCGCTTCCACCTTCAAGGGCCGGGTGGTGCACACGCTCATCAAGAACGACATCGCCCTGCATGTCGCGCACACCAACGCCGACACCGCCGACCCCGGCGTCTCCGACGCCCTCGCCGGCGCGCTCGACCTGCGGATCGTCGGTCCGCTGGTGCCCGACGCCACCGACCCCGAGGGCCGCCGCGGACTGGGCCGGATCTGCGAGCTCGACCACCCCGAGACGCTGCGGGAGTTCGCCGGGCGCGCCGCCGCCCGGCTGCCCGCCACCGCGCAGGGCATCCGCGCCGCGGGCGACCCGGACCGCACCGTCCGCCGGGTGGCCGTCAGCGGCGGCTCCGGCGACAGCCTCTTCGACGCGGTGCGCGCGGCCGGGGTCGACGCGTTCCTCACCGCCGACCTGCGCCACCACCCGTCGTCGGAGGCGCGGGAGCACAGCGATCTCGCCCTGCTGGACGCCGCGCACTGGGCCACCGAATGGCCCTGGACCGAGCAGGCCGCG
This genomic interval from Streptomyces asiaticus contains the following:
- a CDS encoding ABC transporter substrate-binding protein, which codes for MSLRVRGSAALALALAGALSLTACGSSDDGADGGKRNGGGGKSVAQGGKDFGKAAEETAKLGTDAKPGAFPRTITHAMGKTELKSKPKRVVVLDVGELDNVVSLGLKPVGYAPSEGDQAIPDYLKKDAGNPKNVGTINNLNLEAINALHPDLILGSKLRAEPLYDELKQIAPTVFSIRPGFTWKENYRLNAAALDRTAEAERSLDAYEKKAEKLGEDIGADKPTITMLRFMPQATRLYAKASFIGTILQDVGLPRPKNQQVDDLAAEIGPERINEADADWIFTGVYGDPKATKRDQAQSNPLWKKLTAVKAGRARYVDEETWYLGLGVTAADRVLDDLRGYLVH
- a CDS encoding Nif3-like dinuclear metal center hexameric protein, with product MPALNDVLAALDALWPPERAEQWDAVGTVCGDPDAQVTRVLFAVDPVQEVADEAVDLGADLLITHHPLYLRGTTTVAASTFKGRVVHTLIKNDIALHVAHTNADTADPGVSDALAGALDLRIVGPLVPDATDPEGRRGLGRICELDHPETLREFAGRAAARLPATAQGIRAAGDPDRTVRRVAVSGGSGDSLFDAVRAAGVDAFLTADLRHHPSSEAREHSDLALLDAAHWATEWPWTEQAAAQLDEISDRHGWGLRTHVSRIVTDPWTAHAAAPAAPRSTP